AGGTCTTTCGGCAACCCCATACGTCATCCCCGCGAAAGCGGGGATCCCGTTTGTTTTCTTCTTTCATAAAGGAAAGGGAATGGAAAAACGTTTTTGGGTCTATATCGTTACGGACAAGCCTTATGGGACGCTTTATACAGGTGTTACAAATGATCTTGCGCGGCGTGTGTGGGAACATCGTGAATGTATCTATAAGGGCTTTACAAAAAAATATGGTCTTAAGCAGCTTGTGTATTATGAGGAATACCCGTCGGCCACGGAAGCCATTGCAAGAGAAAAGTGCATTAAAAAGTGGAATAGAGACTGGAAAAAACAAAGCATTGAAAAGTTCAATCCGACATGGAGGGATATGGGGAAAGATTTACAAAAATAGAAAACGGGATCCCCGCTTTCGCGGGGATGACGGTGT
This genomic stretch from Bdellovibrionales bacterium harbors:
- a CDS encoding GIY-YIG nuclease family protein, whose amino-acid sequence is MEKRFWVYIVTDKPYGTLYTGVTNDLARRVWEHRECIYKGFTKKYGLKQLVYYEEYPSATEAIAREKCIKKWNRDWKKQSIEKFNPTWRDMGKDLQK